A window from Citrus sinensis cultivar Valencia sweet orange chromosome 3, DVS_A1.0, whole genome shotgun sequence encodes these proteins:
- the LOC127901350 gene encoding fatty acyl-CoA reductase 3-like isoform X2, translated as MKSFSVLQFLKDKTILVTGATGFLAKKKILRIQPNLKKLYFLIRAGDDKSAKQCMFREVIEKDLFRVLRDTWGDRLDSFILEKVAAVPGDILYEDLGIKDSNLKEEIYRQIDLVVNVAAITKFDERYDALLDTNTMGAFHVLSFAKNCAKIQMLVHLSTAYMCGEKSGLIPENSFTMGEMVKWPRKLDIMAEKQLVEQKLNQLQTTGAAEDEVTSIMKDLGTERFQYRVY; from the exons ATGAAATCATTTAGCGTTCTCCAATTTCTCAAGGACAAGACAATTTTAGTCACTGGTGCCACTGGCTTTCTAGCAAAGA AGAAGATACTGAGAATTCAACCAAATTTGAAGAAGCTCTATTTTCTCATAAGAGCAGGGGACGATAAGTCTGCTAAACAATGCATGTTTCGTGAG gTGATAGAGAAGGACTTGTTTAGGGTGCTGAGGGATACATGGGGTGACAGATTGGACTCCTTCATATTGGAAAAGGTAGCTGCAGTGCCTGGTGATATTTTGTATGAGGACTTGGGAATCAAAGACTCTAATTTAAAGGAAGAAATATACAGACAAATAGACTTGGTGGTAAATGTAGCTGCTAtaacaaaatttgatgaaag ATATGATGCTTTATTGGACACCAATACAATGGGAGCTTTTCACGTTTTGAGTTTTGCAAAAAATTGTGCAAAAATACAGATGCTTGTCCACCTGTCAACCG CTTATATGTGCGGCGAAAAGTCGGGACTAATTCCTGAGAATTCATTTACAATGGGTGAGATGGTGAAATGGCCACGTAAATTGGATATCATGGCAGAAAAGCAACTAGTGGagcaaaaattaaatcaacttCAAACAACTGGTGCAGCTGAAGACGAAGTCACATCAATCATGAAGGATCTCGGCACGGAAAGGTTTCAATACAGGGTCTACTAA
- the LOC127901350 gene encoding fatty acyl-CoA reductase 3-like isoform X1 — protein sequence MKSFSVLQFLKDKTILVTGATGFLAKIFVEKILRIQPNLKKLYFLIRAGDDKSAKQCMFREVIEKDLFRVLRDTWGDRLDSFILEKVAAVPGDILYEDLGIKDSNLKEEIYRQIDLVVNVAAITKFDERYDALLDTNTMGAFHVLSFAKNCAKIQMLVHLSTAYMCGEKSGLIPENSFTMGEMVKWPRKLDIMAEKQLVEQKLNQLQTTGAAEDEVTSIMKDLGTERFQYRVY from the exons ATGAAATCATTTAGCGTTCTCCAATTTCTCAAGGACAAGACAATTTTAGTCACTGGTGCCACTGGCTTTCTAGCAAAGA TTTTTGTAGAGAAGATACTGAGAATTCAACCAAATTTGAAGAAGCTCTATTTTCTCATAAGAGCAGGGGACGATAAGTCTGCTAAACAATGCATGTTTCGTGAG gTGATAGAGAAGGACTTGTTTAGGGTGCTGAGGGATACATGGGGTGACAGATTGGACTCCTTCATATTGGAAAAGGTAGCTGCAGTGCCTGGTGATATTTTGTATGAGGACTTGGGAATCAAAGACTCTAATTTAAAGGAAGAAATATACAGACAAATAGACTTGGTGGTAAATGTAGCTGCTAtaacaaaatttgatgaaag ATATGATGCTTTATTGGACACCAATACAATGGGAGCTTTTCACGTTTTGAGTTTTGCAAAAAATTGTGCAAAAATACAGATGCTTGTCCACCTGTCAACCG CTTATATGTGCGGCGAAAAGTCGGGACTAATTCCTGAGAATTCATTTACAATGGGTGAGATGGTGAAATGGCCACGTAAATTGGATATCATGGCAGAAAAGCAACTAGTGGagcaaaaattaaatcaacttCAAACAACTGGTGCAGCTGAAGACGAAGTCACATCAATCATGAAGGATCTCGGCACGGAAAGGTTTCAATACAGGGTCTACTAA